In Candidatus Nitrosotenuis uzonensis, one DNA window encodes the following:
- a CDS encoding threonine synthase, protein MSKISLQCRECKKEYESTFKYICDECFGPLDVKYDFSPVSKNAFDGREHTYWRYFELLPIQQKSNIVSIHAGMTPLIRAEKLGKELGLNNLYIKNDSVNPTFSFKDRPAGVAVSKAKEFGLSAVGCASTGNLASATAAHAAKGGFPCYVFAPSDIEHAKIAQALAYGSKFIAVDGTYDDANRIAAQIGDSKGIGIVNINMRSYYVEGSKTLAYEVAEQLGWQVPDQLIVPVGSGAMLNAICKGFEELQTVSLLNDVSRMRMIAAQPHGCAPVVDAFKRGDTEVIPVENPDTIAKSLAIGDPGDGRYVLKRLKQYNGYAEESNNKEILDAILLLAKTEGVFTEPAGGVSVAVLKKMVEDGKIDKNDTTVCYVTGNGLKATESIMEVLQKPQTMKADVAKISAVVQ, encoded by the coding sequence ATGTCAAAAATATCACTCCAGTGCAGGGAATGCAAAAAAGAGTACGAGTCCACATTCAAATACATCTGTGATGAGTGCTTTGGGCCGCTGGATGTAAAATATGATTTCTCTCCAGTATCAAAGAATGCCTTTGATGGACGTGAGCACACATACTGGAGATATTTTGAATTATTACCAATACAGCAAAAATCAAACATTGTTAGCATTCACGCTGGCATGACGCCATTAATCCGGGCAGAAAAGCTTGGCAAGGAGCTTGGCCTGAACAACTTGTATATAAAAAACGATTCAGTAAACCCCACATTCTCATTTAAGGACAGACCAGCTGGCGTTGCTGTGTCAAAGGCAAAAGAGTTTGGCCTTTCTGCAGTGGGATGCGCATCGACTGGAAACCTTGCGTCTGCTACGGCGGCGCATGCAGCAAAGGGGGGATTCCCATGTTACGTGTTTGCCCCAAGCGATATAGAGCATGCAAAGATTGCACAAGCTCTTGCATACGGTTCCAAATTCATAGCAGTTGATGGAACATATGATGATGCAAACAGAATTGCTGCCCAGATTGGAGACAGCAAAGGAATAGGAATTGTAAACATCAACATGAGGTCGTACTATGTAGAAGGCTCAAAGACACTTGCATACGAAGTAGCAGAGCAGCTTGGCTGGCAAGTACCTGACCAGCTAATAGTTCCTGTGGGAAGCGGTGCAATGCTAAATGCAATCTGCAAGGGATTTGAGGAGCTCCAAACCGTTTCATTACTAAATGACGTTTCAAGAATGCGCATGATAGCAGCTCAACCTCATGGATGCGCGCCTGTAGTTGATGCATTCAAAAGAGGCGATACCGAGGTCATACCTGTTGAGAATCCCGATACTATAGCAAAAAGTCTTGCAATAGGCGATCCGGGAGACGGAAGATATGTGCTAAAAAGACTAAAACAATACAACGGGTACGCAGAAGAGTCAAACAACAAGGAAATACTTGATGCCATTTTGCTCCTTGCCAAGACCGAAGGTGTGTTCACCGAACCGGCAGGCGGCGTCTCAGTAGCAGTACTCAAAAAGATGGTCGAGGATGGTAAAATAGACAAGAATGATACTACAGTCTGCTATGTGACAGGGAACGGTCTGAAGGCTACAGAATCAATAATGGAAGTTTTGCAAAAGCCACAAACAATGAAAGCAGATGTGGCAAAGATTTCAGCAGTGGTGCAATAA
- a CDS encoding SIS domain-containing protein, producing the protein MLSISTLKKVDKHGMHTVYDRWPQIAHSFYYTKHQPIDYKDIDHIVFAGMGGSGAIGDLFSAILSKTNIHVSLVKGYLLPKTVDANTLVITVSVSGNTVETLNILKSASKQKCKLVAFCSGGQMEKFCARKKIEHRLVENIHSPRSSLVNYVYSILGTLNSVIPIKKSDILESIASLEKLANKINSSNLSQTNPSLDVANWLSGIPLIYYPWGLQAAAVRFKSSLQENAKSHAIIEDVIEASHNGIVSWEKPSVVKPILLQGQDDYIKTKERWKIVKEYFTKNDIDYKEVISTHGSILTKLICLIYELDFASIYYAVLNDTDPSPVDSIGFIRKRL; encoded by the coding sequence TTGCTTAGCATATCTACTCTAAAAAAAGTCGACAAGCATGGAATGCATACTGTGTATGACAGGTGGCCGCAGATTGCACACAGTTTCTACTATACAAAACATCAGCCTATTGACTACAAGGACATAGACCATATAGTGTTTGCAGGAATGGGGGGCTCAGGAGCTATAGGGGATCTGTTTTCTGCCATTCTCTCAAAGACAAATATCCATGTAAGTCTTGTCAAGGGATATCTTTTGCCAAAAACCGTGGATGCAAACACACTAGTCATCACAGTGAGCGTTTCTGGAAATACAGTAGAAACTCTCAACATCCTCAAATCCGCAAGCAAGCAAAAATGCAAACTTGTTGCGTTCTGTTCCGGCGGACAAATGGAAAAATTCTGCGCAAGAAAAAAAATAGAGCATCGGTTGGTTGAAAATATTCATTCTCCGCGCTCATCACTTGTTAACTATGTGTATTCTATTCTTGGAACACTAAATTCTGTAATCCCGATAAAAAAATCTGATATTTTAGAATCAATCGCATCATTAGAAAAGCTTGCTAATAAGATAAACTCGTCAAATCTCTCACAGACCAATCCATCATTGGATGTTGCAAACTGGCTATCTGGCATACCATTAATCTATTATCCGTGGGGCCTACAGGCAGCCGCAGTGCGATTCAAAAGCTCGCTGCAAGAAAATGCAAAATCACACGCAATAATTGAGGATGTAATAGAAGCATCGCATAATGGCATAGTATCCTGGGAAAAACCCTCTGTTGTAAAACCGATCCTTCTGCAGGGACAGGACGACTATATCAAAACCAAGGAAAGATGGAAGATAGTCAAGGAATATTTTACGAAAAACGATATTGACTATAAAGAAGTAATTTCAACGCACGGAAGCATATTGACCAAGCTCATATGTCTAATCTACGAGTTGGACTTTGCTTCAATTTATTATGCAGTGTTAAACGACACTGATCCATCCCCTGTAGATTCCATAGGTTTCATTAGAAAAAGACTTTAA
- a CDS encoding ThiF family adenylyltransferase, with protein MADITFTIPSVLNKGGGEKKLQISANSLLESFNKVSETMGDDFKRRVLNDDGTPRSLVNIYINGKNSRFSGGINTELKDGDEVYILPAVAGGSDLSSKEIDRYSRQIMLEEIGYQGQQKLRAAKVCVVGVGGLGNPITTRLAAMGIGKLRIIDRDVIELSNLHRQTMYDEDDVGQVKVEVAARKLKKLNPDVEIESLPISINDYTALDAVEGCDVVIDALDSVNARYALNKACVEKKIPFVTGAAVGVSGQAFTILPKQSACYSCMFPALDEDSMPTCSIEGVHPSILSIVGGIEVAEAVKIILGKKPSLSDKILHIDIETMAFDFTRTFRAEECYVCGTGKLESAPKQELIIEELCGRNRGKRTFSITPTQKFEIDTEQITNIAKDLQFRVENQGELGLSMRTNELSVSFMKRGSAVIVGPKDETDAVSLYKKLLGKKQVVPS; from the coding sequence ATGGCAGATATTACATTTACAATTCCATCAGTACTAAACAAGGGAGGCGGAGAAAAAAAACTCCAAATCAGCGCAAACTCTCTATTGGAATCTTTCAACAAAGTTTCTGAAACAATGGGTGATGACTTTAAGAGGCGCGTTCTAAACGATGACGGAACTCCACGTTCACTTGTCAATATTTACATCAACGGAAAGAACTCGCGCTTTTCTGGAGGAATCAACACCGAACTAAAGGACGGCGATGAGGTGTACATACTGCCTGCTGTTGCAGGAGGTTCTGATCTTTCCAGCAAGGAAATAGACCGGTATTCGCGCCAGATAATGCTAGAGGAGATTGGATACCAGGGACAGCAAAAGCTACGAGCGGCAAAGGTGTGCGTTGTCGGAGTCGGCGGCCTTGGCAATCCAATAACTACAAGACTTGCTGCCATGGGAATTGGAAAATTAAGAATAATTGATAGGGACGTAATAGAATTATCAAACCTTCACAGGCAGACAATGTATGACGAGGACGATGTTGGGCAGGTCAAAGTAGAGGTTGCAGCAAGAAAGCTCAAAAAGCTAAACCCTGATGTGGAAATCGAATCGCTTCCAATATCGATAAACGATTACACAGCACTTGATGCAGTTGAAGGATGCGATGTTGTAATAGATGCACTAGATAGCGTGAACGCAAGATATGCTCTGAACAAGGCATGCGTTGAGAAAAAAATTCCGTTTGTCACTGGTGCTGCCGTAGGGGTGTCGGGCCAGGCATTTACGATTCTTCCAAAACAAAGTGCGTGCTATTCGTGCATGTTTCCTGCACTTGATGAGGACTCGATGCCTACTTGCAGCATAGAGGGAGTGCACCCATCAATTCTTTCCATAGTGGGCGGAATAGAAGTGGCAGAGGCAGTCAAGATAATCCTTGGCAAAAAGCCAAGCCTCTCTGATAAAATACTTCACATAGACATTGAGACCATGGCATTTGACTTTACAAGGACGTTCAGAGCAGAAGAATGCTACGTGTGTGGTACTGGCAAACTGGAATCTGCACCAAAGCAGGAACTCATAATAGAAGAATTGTGCGGAAGAAACAGGGGCAAAAGGACTTTCTCTATTACGCCAACTCAAAAATTCGAAATTGACACTGAACAAATAACAAACATTGCAAAAGATCTGCAATTCCGCGTGGAAAATCAGGGCGAACTAGGACTCTCAATGAGGACAAACGAGCTGTCCGTGAGCTTTATGAAACGTGGCTCTGCTGTCATAGTTGGACCAAAAGACGAAACTGACGCAGTATCGCTATACAAAAAACTGCTTGGCAAAAAACAAGTCGTTCCAAGCTGA
- the hisC gene encoding histidinol-phosphate transaminase: MSFEKRLDELSKLQGYQKPAYHQGVLKLDSNENFAVSRQFQQEIIDIAKKNADIREYPLGKSERLIAALSKYIQVPANMIGIGNGSDQILDIILCNIASKKTRILTSDPTFGFFEERCKLYQIPTIKVPFSKEMTLNVQDFVSRYKNADILYLDSPNNPTGFQFKKEEISDLIKRFSGLVIVDEAYGEFSDYTVATMTKKFENLVVVRTFSKSFGMAGLRLGYVVASKKFIDVFSRVLQYPYPINTMAIEGGIAALQKSHQISEVISLVKSERARIIKKLRETGAFDVFDSKANFVLFDARGADKRIYTALLEQGISIRKLGRIGKHEGCLRVTVGTKDMNSKFLLAMRDFLQ; the protein is encoded by the coding sequence ATGAGCTTTGAGAAGAGGCTTGATGAGCTATCAAAGCTGCAAGGATACCAAAAGCCGGCATACCACCAGGGAGTGCTCAAGCTAGACTCTAATGAGAATTTTGCAGTATCAAGACAGTTCCAACAGGAGATAATCGATATTGCAAAGAAAAACGCCGATATCAGAGAGTATCCGCTTGGCAAGTCAGAGCGCCTCATTGCGGCACTATCAAAATACATCCAAGTTCCTGCAAACATGATAGGTATAGGAAATGGCTCTGATCAAATTCTTGACATAATACTCTGTAACATTGCCTCAAAAAAGACAAGGATTCTCACATCGGATCCGACATTTGGATTCTTTGAGGAAAGGTGCAAGCTGTATCAAATTCCAACAATCAAGGTGCCGTTCTCAAAAGAGATGACGCTTAACGTACAGGATTTCGTATCGCGCTATAAAAATGCGGACATTCTATACCTTGACTCTCCTAACAACCCCACCGGGTTCCAGTTCAAAAAGGAGGAAATCTCTGATCTGATAAAGAGATTTTCCGGACTTGTGATAGTAGATGAGGCGTACGGCGAATTTTCCGACTATACTGTTGCAACAATGACAAAAAAGTTTGAGAATCTGGTAGTCGTAAGGACGTTCTCCAAATCCTTTGGCATGGCAGGACTGCGCCTTGGATATGTGGTTGCCAGCAAAAAATTCATCGACGTGTTCTCGCGCGTCCTGCAGTATCCGTATCCTATCAACACGATGGCAATAGAAGGCGGCATTGCCGCACTGCAAAAATCGCATCAGATATCTGAAGTAATCTCACTTGTAAAATCAGAGAGGGCGCGAATAATCAAAAAGCTGAGGGAAACGGGCGCCTTTGATGTGTTTGACTCCAAGGCAAACTTTGTGCTCTTTGATGCGCGTGGTGCCGACAAGAGAATCTATACTGCTTTACTAGAGCAGGGAATATCGATTCGCAAGCTAGGCAGAATAGGCAAGCACGAGGGGTGTCTGCGCGTCACGGTCGGCACCAAGGACATGAACTCTAAATTCCTTCTTGCAATGCGTGACTTTTTGCAATGA
- the hisI gene encoding phosphoribosyl-AMP cyclohydrolase, whose protein sequence is MKKSLSDIDFAKGDGLVPVIVQDVNTKDVLTLAYANKESLELTKKTGNSWFWSRSRNKLWMKGEESGNVQKVRQILVDCDSDAIIYLVEPTGPACHTGEKVCFHNKLD, encoded by the coding sequence ATGAAAAAATCACTATCTGACATTGATTTTGCAAAAGGCGACGGACTGGTTCCCGTAATAGTGCAGGATGTCAACACAAAGGATGTGCTCACGCTTGCATATGCAAACAAAGAGTCACTAGAGCTTACAAAAAAGACTGGAAACTCGTGGTTCTGGAGCAGGTCAAGAAACAAACTCTGGATGAAAGGCGAGGAATCAGGCAACGTGCAAAAGGTAAGGCAAATCCTAGTTGATTGCGACTCTGATGCTATAATTTATCTGGTAGAGCCGACAGGACCTGCATGTCATACGGGAGAAAAGGTCTGCTTTCATAACAAACTAGACTAG
- a CDS encoding type II toxin-antitoxin system VapC family toxin, which produces MAYFNTSDQNHSSALNTAKILAVQDSALYVTDYIFSEVVTVSFLKLKSLKEATRIGKLVRQSCNMIYTEKNVFESAWQIFSEQRLQLSFVDCITIATMKNQKIRQIATFDRDFTKIEEMDVV; this is translated from the coding sequence TTGGCATACTTTAATACTAGCGACCAAAATCATTCTAGTGCGTTAAATACTGCAAAAATACTCGCGGTACAGGATTCTGCACTTTATGTGACTGATTACATATTCAGCGAGGTTGTCACGGTAAGCTTTCTTAAATTAAAATCATTAAAAGAAGCAACACGCATAGGTAAACTGGTTCGTCAATCCTGCAATATGATATATACTGAAAAAAATGTTTTTGAGAGTGCTTGGCAAATATTTTCAGAACAGCGTCTGCAACTAAGCTTTGTCGACTGTATAACAATTGCAACAATGAAAAATCAAAAAATACGTCAAATCGCTACCTTTGATCGTGATTTTACAAAGATCGAAGAAATGGATGTTGTATAA
- the hisD gene encoding histidinol dehydrogenase yields the protein MRIIKVTNPDSFARQKEPISDLKQVRAILEKVRQQGDTALREFESKFNKVSLSSLRVSKSEIADAYKNVTEDQLDAIKMARKNLARVESTLKQHLKKIQIASGGTKIAKSFVPLGRVGCYVPGGLARYPSSAVMSIVPAKIAGVGQVIVATPPNRQGKIDPLVLVASDLCGADMIFKVSGAHAIAALAYGTESIPQVDKIVGPGGAFVTAAKHLVSERVSIDMLAGPTELGIIADDMADPEIVAADLISQSEHSSDTVCFLLTTSKKLADRVKQSIKKQVPTARRGKIVMQSLEQNGFIALCKSQSDMINLANRLAPEHLQIMTKNPKKISDKISTAGLVLVGNHTPSSASDYLFGTNHILPTNRLGRSRGSLSVLDFVKVQTTVESSRQALRKIEKNLRTLAESEDLPNHYEAVRKRL from the coding sequence TTGAGAATCATCAAAGTGACAAATCCCGATTCATTTGCAAGACAAAAAGAGCCCATATCTGACTTAAAACAGGTCAGAGCCATACTCGAAAAGGTAAGGCAGCAAGGAGATACCGCACTTAGGGAATTTGAGTCAAAGTTCAACAAAGTCAGCCTGAGCTCGCTTAGGGTATCAAAAAGCGAAATCGCTGATGCCTACAAAAATGTCACAGAGGATCAGCTTGATGCGATAAAGATGGCAAGAAAAAACCTTGCAAGGGTAGAGTCCACACTAAAACAACATCTAAAAAAAATCCAGATAGCATCTGGTGGAACCAAGATAGCAAAGTCGTTTGTGCCGCTTGGCCGCGTTGGCTGCTACGTTCCAGGCGGACTTGCAAGGTACCCAAGCTCTGCTGTAATGTCGATTGTACCTGCAAAGATTGCAGGCGTCGGGCAGGTAATAGTTGCCACTCCTCCAAACCGGCAAGGCAAGATAGATCCGCTGGTGCTTGTGGCCTCTGATCTTTGCGGGGCTGATATGATATTCAAGGTGAGTGGGGCGCACGCAATTGCAGCACTTGCATACGGGACAGAATCAATCCCACAGGTTGACAAAATAGTGGGACCTGGCGGTGCGTTTGTAACCGCGGCAAAACACCTTGTCTCTGAGAGGGTATCAATTGACATGCTTGCCGGACCCACAGAGCTTGGCATAATAGCTGATGACATGGCAGACCCTGAAATCGTGGCAGCAGACCTGATATCTCAATCAGAGCACAGCTCAGACACCGTATGCTTTCTTCTTACAACATCAAAAAAACTCGCAGACAGGGTAAAACAGTCAATAAAAAAACAAGTGCCTACTGCAAGGCGGGGCAAGATAGTAATGCAAAGCCTGGAACAAAACGGGTTTATCGCATTATGCAAAAGCCAATCTGATATGATAAATCTTGCAAACCGTCTTGCCCCCGAGCACCTCCAAATAATGACGAAAAATCCAAAAAAGATATCTGACAAAATAAGCACGGCAGGACTTGTGCTTGTGGGAAACCACACTCCCTCGTCTGCAAGCGACTATCTTTTTGGAACAAACCACATACTTCCGACCAACAGACTTGGCAGGAGCAGAGGCTCGCTTTCCGTTCTTGACTTTGTAAAAGTACAAACTACGGTCGAGTCATCAAGGCAGGCATTGAGGAAAATAGAGAAAAATTTGCGCACACTTGCAGAATCAGAAGACCTGCCAAACCACTATGAGGCAGTGAGGAAAAGGCTATGA
- the hisF gene encoding imidazole glycerol phosphate synthase subunit HisF — MSLTKRVIPCLDVANGRVVKGLHFESIKDAGDPVLLAQKYSNEGADELVFLDITASQEQRETIRSLVSKVAQVIDIPFTVGGGVKTLQHARDILLCGADKVAINTGAVKNPQIITDLMNLFGRQCVVVAIDAKRNYDVSKGKNIFSEGDKKFWFELFIYGGKKETGIDAIEWAKKVQDLGAGEILLTSIDRDGTKDGYDLVLTKAIVGAVKIPVVASGGCGEPSHMLDVFKKTDVDAALAASIFHYERHSVDRVKEFLKKNDVQVRL, encoded by the coding sequence ATGAGCCTTACAAAAAGAGTCATTCCATGCCTTGATGTGGCAAACGGCCGGGTGGTAAAGGGGCTTCACTTTGAATCAATCAAGGATGCAGGAGATCCTGTGCTTTTGGCACAAAAATACAGCAACGAGGGAGCCGACGAGCTTGTCTTTCTTGATATCACTGCCTCGCAGGAGCAGCGCGAGACCATCCGATCTCTGGTATCAAAAGTAGCACAGGTAATTGATATCCCGTTTACAGTGGGTGGCGGAGTCAAGACACTGCAGCATGCCCGTGACATACTGCTTTGCGGCGCAGACAAGGTTGCAATAAACACGGGCGCTGTAAAAAATCCGCAGATTATAACAGATCTGATGAACTTGTTTGGGCGCCAGTGCGTCGTGGTCGCAATTGATGCAAAAAGAAACTATGATGTATCAAAGGGCAAAAACATCTTCTCTGAAGGGGATAAAAAATTCTGGTTTGAGCTTTTCATTTACGGTGGCAAAAAAGAAACCGGAATCGATGCCATAGAATGGGCAAAAAAGGTGCAGGACCTTGGGGCAGGTGAGATACTTCTAACCAGCATAGACAGGGACGGCACCAAGGACGGGTATGATCTAGTTCTCACAAAGGCAATAGTGGGTGCGGTAAAAATTCCCGTGGTAGCATCTGGCGGATGTGGTGAGCCCTCGCACATGCTTGATGTGTTCAAGAAAACCGACGTTGATGCTGCTCTAGCTGCCTCTATTTTCCACTATGAGAGACATTCTGTGGACAGGGTCAAAGAATTCCTAAAGAAAAATGATGTCCAAGTTCGATTGTAA
- the hisA gene encoding 1-(5-phosphoribosyl)-5-[(5-phosphoribosylamino)methylideneamino]imidazole-4-carboxamide isomerase produces MKIIPAIDIMEGQVVRLLKGNPNEKTVYGNDPVQMALKWEKQGADMLHLVDLDATLQRGSNHGMIKKITQSVLIPVQVAGGLRDRKIIEESLQISQRIVVGTIALKNPELLMEISNKFGKDRIVISVDHNNGMVVTHGWQQRTDIDLFDALDDFAKKGFTEFLITNISRDGTLEGPDTENLQKACKISGINVIASGGISGPADIPHVRECGAYGVILGKALYDGKISIKEAKTA; encoded by the coding sequence GTGAAGATAATTCCGGCAATAGATATCATGGAAGGCCAGGTTGTAAGGCTGCTCAAAGGAAATCCAAATGAAAAGACTGTATACGGGAACGATCCGGTACAGATGGCACTAAAGTGGGAAAAGCAGGGAGCTGATATGCTGCACTTGGTGGATCTTGATGCCACCTTGCAGAGAGGCTCCAACCATGGTATGATAAAAAAAATCACACAATCAGTTTTAATTCCGGTACAAGTGGCAGGAGGACTACGGGACAGAAAAATCATCGAAGAATCCTTGCAAATATCACAAAGAATCGTAGTAGGCACAATTGCGCTCAAAAATCCCGAATTATTAATGGAAATATCAAACAAATTCGGCAAGGACAGAATAGTGATATCGGTGGATCACAACAACGGCATGGTAGTTACCCATGGCTGGCAGCAGAGAACTGACATTGACCTGTTTGACGCCCTAGATGATTTTGCAAAAAAAGGATTCACAGAATTTCTTATAACCAACATATCAAGAGACGGAACACTGGAAGGTCCTGATACTGAAAACCTGCAAAAAGCATGCAAAATATCTGGAATTAACGTAATTGCAAGCGGCGGAATATCAGGACCAGCAGACATTCCACATGTTAGGGAATGCGGTGCGTACGGGGTAATTTTGGGCAAGGCATTATACGATGGAAAAATATCAATCAAAGAGGCAAAGACAGCATGA
- the hisH gene encoding imidazole glycerol phosphate synthase subunit HisH → MQVAIFDYGAGNIFSLKVALEKLGAQVDVITSFDGKNNYSGILLPGVGNFDPAIRSIREYSRTKFEDYAKDTPVLGICLGMEMFFEKSEEGKESGLAVMEGEVVMLPDKFKIPHMGWNSLKIKKQNPLLDGVPDMSWVYFVHSYRVKPKDDDIIVADADYGIEVPAVVSKKNLFGTQFHPEKSGKVGSTMIENFLRVCKK, encoded by the coding sequence ATGCAAGTAGCGATATTTGATTACGGTGCAGGAAACATATTCAGCCTAAAAGTTGCGCTTGAAAAGCTAGGCGCACAGGTTGACGTCATAACAAGCTTTGATGGCAAAAACAACTATTCGGGGATTTTGCTTCCAGGGGTGGGAAACTTTGATCCTGCCATAAGGAGCATCAGGGAATATTCCAGGACAAAGTTTGAGGACTATGCGAAGGACACGCCGGTACTTGGAATCTGCCTTGGCATGGAGATGTTCTTTGAGAAAAGCGAGGAGGGAAAGGAAAGCGGCCTTGCAGTCATGGAAGGCGAGGTGGTCATGCTTCCAGACAAGTTCAAAATACCTCACATGGGATGGAACAGCCTGAAGATAAAAAAGCAAAACCCGCTCTTGGACGGAGTGCCGGACATGTCGTGGGTGTATTTTGTGCACTCGTACAGGGTAAAGCCAAAAGATGATGATATCATAGTGGCAGATGCAGACTATGGGATCGAAGTTCCTGCAGTCGTCAGCAAGAAAAATCTATTCGGAACGCAGTTCCACCCAGAAAAATCTGGCAAGGTAGGCTCTACCATGATAGAAAATTTTCTCAGAGTGTGCAAAAAGTGA
- a CDS encoding imidazoleglycerol-phosphate dehydratase: MAARTAKIKRETKETSIFVQVNLDGSGRTSINTGIDFFDHLIGSFGKHAMLDLTVKAKSNDRILHHLIEDTGITIGAALDKALGSRKGITRFSYASVPMDESLAEASVDLVRRQYNKITLLVKRAQIEGMSKEDVEHFVFSLVQNINSCIHINVRYGDNDHHKIEAAIKSLAVAFRMAASPDKKQRGIPSTKGSM, from the coding sequence ATGGCCGCACGCACTGCAAAAATAAAAAGGGAAACAAAAGAGACCTCGATTTTCGTTCAGGTTAATCTGGATGGCAGTGGCAGAACATCAATAAACACGGGAATTGACTTTTTTGACCACCTTATCGGCTCGTTCGGCAAGCACGCAATGCTGGACCTTACAGTAAAGGCAAAGTCAAACGATAGGATACTGCACCACCTAATAGAGGACACAGGTATCACAATAGGTGCAGCCCTTGACAAGGCACTTGGAAGCAGAAAGGGGATAACAAGATTCAGCTATGCGTCAGTTCCGATGGATGAGTCGCTTGCAGAGGCATCAGTCGATCTGGTCAGGCGCCAGTACAACAAGATAACACTCCTGGTGAAAAGGGCGCAGATTGAAGGAATGTCAAAGGAGGATGTTGAGCACTTTGTCTTCTCGCTTGTACAGAACATCAACAGCTGCATTCACATCAATGTAAGATACGGGGACAACGACCACCACAAAATAGAGGCTGCGATAAAGTCGCTTGCAGTTGCGTTCAGGATGGCGGCAAGCCCGGACAAAAAACAAAGAGGCATACCGAGCACAAAAGGCTCAATGTAG
- a CDS encoding HAD family hydrolase, whose amino-acid sequence MTYVHKSDGILVKEDMLDKVGSIDAIIFDCDGVLVDVSKSYDLAIIQVTQYVLEKFAGIQSIQITPEIIGGFKDSGGFNDEVDVTYACILCLAAAERMGIDAKKFILAAIKNADKSGIESIERFLLLQNADVSDIKEALDYPGPHATNPLYVIFDQMFYGPELYYKIFGKKSSFEQPGLIENDLVIITDTLLDALGEKFGRKIAIVTGRGLVSVRYSLGELLDRFDVASSMFLEDEPRSMAKPNPESLLSTIKKLDSKHCLYVGDSMEDLLMANQANRLGIKTTFCGIYGTNKNPRAKKEFFVGKGAPLILESINLLPKALNLA is encoded by the coding sequence ATGACTTATGTTCACAAATCCGACGGAATACTGGTAAAAGAGGACATGCTGGACAAGGTCGGTTCCATAGATGCCATTATCTTTGATTGCGACGGGGTACTAGTCGATGTCTCAAAATCGTATGATCTTGCAATTATCCAGGTAACGCAGTATGTTCTTGAAAAGTTTGCCGGCATCCAGTCAATACAGATAACTCCGGAAATAATAGGAGGCTTTAAGGACTCTGGAGGATTTAACGACGAGGTAGATGTCACATACGCGTGCATTTTGTGCCTTGCGGCTGCGGAAAGGATGGGCATTGATGCAAAAAAATTCATACTTGCCGCAATAAAAAATGCGGACAAGAGCGGAATCGAATCAATCGAAAGATTTCTTCTCTTGCAAAACGCAGACGTTTCTGATATCAAAGAAGCACTTGACTATCCCGGACCGCATGCGACAAACCCGCTTTATGTAATATTTGACCAGATGTTCTACGGGCCGGAACTATACTATAAGATATTTGGGAAAAAATCCTCGTTTGAGCAGCCAGGGCTGATAGAAAATGATCTGGTCATTATTACTGACACTCTGCTTGATGCACTTGGAGAAAAATTTGGCAGGAAAATTGCCATAGTAACGGGCAGAGGACTTGTATCGGTAAGGTATTCGCTTGGAGAACTGCTTGACAGATTTGATGTTGCAAGCTCTATGTTTCTTGAGGATGAGCCGCGCAGCATGGCAAAGCCAAACCCCGAATCGCTACTATCTACAATCAAAAAGCTTGACTCAAAGCACTGCCTGTATGTTGGCGATTCCATGGAGGACCTTCTTATGGCAAATCAGGCAAACCGTCTTGGAATAAAGACGACATTTTGCGGAATCTACGGGACAAACAAAAACCCAAGGGCAAAAAAAGAGTTCTTTGTTGGCAAGGGCGCCCCACTCATTTTAGAGTCAATCAATTTACTGCCAAAGGCATTAAATCTGGCATAG